From the genome of Candidatus Cloacimonadaceae bacterium, one region includes:
- a CDS encoding oligosaccharide flippase family protein has protein sequence MGQINLRKNIMVSGYFRIIVMFVSFLTGWISTRFLGVELKGQYSYLITISSFAWLLLDFGIHKTYPYLIRKQAERKGMLFTWSILQFVSEYIFISVLGLAFIPFFSAVLKFDFTPSIVVLIAGAISLTKLSLHMQMYYLGMDKIRQNSLYQIANSLSMLVLVLIGWLLFRASDRLIYVLVCYNLAMFVAVIGYTHTEILTRFWKGFKLKFILISYGMGFRVFLSSVFITLLIRFDIVLIKRFLDFKELGIYAVAANIVEMLQMAANLVGGLLLVKLSDIDDDIQRWQILKKVFIAFFAFLTVANLGFVLLGKPLLGLMYGVEFVPVYGVFLWLIPATFGLAFGSLFNTYLWSKGFPLVSVILPLLALLLNIGLNLVFIPTFGIKGAALATSIAYVLWFLLILLYEQILSKGRMLPHLVPLLRDIGDVARMLRESLPYPLRNKRGDK, from the coding sequence ATGGGTCAGATAAACTTGAGAAAAAACATCATGGTGAGCGGATATTTCCGCATCATCGTGATGTTTGTCTCATTTCTGACCGGATGGATATCCACCCGCTTTCTGGGCGTGGAACTCAAAGGGCAATACAGCTATCTGATCACGATCAGCAGTTTCGCCTGGCTGCTGCTGGATTTTGGCATTCACAAGACCTATCCCTATTTGATCCGCAAACAAGCAGAGCGCAAGGGCATGCTCTTCACCTGGTCGATATTGCAGTTTGTCTCCGAATACATATTCATCTCCGTGCTGGGTTTGGCTTTCATACCGTTTTTCAGCGCCGTGCTCAAGTTTGATTTTACCCCCTCGATCGTGGTGTTGATTGCGGGAGCGATCTCGCTCACCAAGCTCTCATTGCACATGCAGATGTATTATCTGGGCATGGACAAGATCAGGCAAAATTCGCTCTATCAAATTGCCAACAGCTTATCCATGTTAGTTTTGGTGCTGATCGGCTGGCTGCTTTTCCGCGCTTCCGATCGCTTGATCTATGTGCTTGTCTGCTACAACCTTGCCATGTTCGTCGCCGTGATCGGCTATACGCACACTGAGATTTTGACCCGTTTCTGGAAGGGATTCAAGCTCAAATTCATCCTCATAAGCTATGGCATGGGCTTTCGGGTGTTTCTTTCCTCGGTGTTTATCACGCTCCTGATCCGTTTTGACATCGTTTTGATCAAGCGTTTTCTGGATTTTAAAGAGCTGGGCATCTATGCCGTGGCGGCGAACATTGTGGAGATGCTGCAAATGGCGGCAAACCTGGTTGGGGGCTTGCTGCTGGTAAAACTATCCGACATCGACGACGATATCCAGCGCTGGCAGATCCTGAAAAAGGTCTTCATCGCCTTTTTCGCCTTCCTCACCGTTGCCAATCTCGGCTTTGTCTTGTTGGGCAAACCATTGTTGGGCTTGATGTATGGCGTCGAATTCGTTCCCGTTTACGGAGTCTTTCTTTGGTTGATACCGGCAACCTTCGGTCTGGCATTCGGATCGCTGTTCAATACCTATCTTTGGAGCAAGGGTTTCCCTTTGGTCAGCGTGATTTTACCGCTGTTAGCGCTACTTTTAAACATCGGCTTGAACCTCGTTTTCATCCCCACATTCGGTATCAAAGGCGCCGCGCTCGCCACCAGCATCGCCTATGTATTGTGGTTTTTGCTTATTCTGCTGTATGAACAGATACTATCCAAAGGCAGGATGTTGCCGCATCTTGTCCCTCTCCTTAGGGACATCGGCGATGTGGCGCGGATGCTGCGGGAAAGCCTGCCATATCCGCTCCGCAACAAGAGGGGAGATAAATAG
- the pyrR gene encoding bifunctional pyr operon transcriptional regulator/uracil phosphoribosyltransferase PyrR, which yields MQTKSQIMDKSQMERSIHRMAHEIIEQNRGLGKIRLVGIRSRGVPLAQRLSEYLRLIENQEIPVGILDITLYRDDLSTISHQPVIKGSSLDFDIEDAVIILVDDVLFTGRTVRAAIDALMDFGRPKQIQLAVLIDRGHRELPIKADYVGKNVPTSKEEIIKVEFEETDGTDSVKILLA from the coding sequence ATGCAAACCAAAAGTCAGATCATGGACAAATCCCAAATGGAGCGCAGCATCCATCGCATGGCGCATGAGATCATCGAACAAAACCGCGGGCTTGGCAAGATTCGCCTCGTCGGCATCCGTTCCCGTGGAGTTCCTTTGGCACAAAGACTTTCGGAATATCTACGTCTGATCGAGAATCAGGAGATTCCCGTGGGGATTTTGGACATTACCCTATACCGCGATGATCTTTCCACGATCTCGCATCAGCCCGTGATCAAAGGTTCCTCGCTGGATTTTGACATCGAAGACGCCGTCATCATCCTCGTTGACGATGTGCTATTTACCGGTAGAACGGTGCGTGCCGCCATCGACGCATTGATGGATTTCGGAAGACCAAAACAGATCCAATTAGCGGTTTTGATCGATCGCGGCCATCGCGAATTGCCGATCAAGGCGGATTACGTGGGCAAAAACGTTCCCACCTCCAAGGAAGAGATCATCAAGGTGGAATTTGAGGAGACCGATGGAACAGATTCCGTCAAGATCCTTCTGGCATAA
- a CDS encoding efflux RND transporter periplasmic adaptor subunit — protein MQKKWKIVIGIAVGIIVLGTLGRQCSKAGPKVAALDDESQTHTVARGQILSQIEITGEVQPQTVVSIKSKVSGKIVKFYVGENDYVSMGQKIADIEPDYTQANTLFNTKAQLQKAEIRLANARKDMADKTILLSKQYIPQQEYNNAENELKAAKIDFEQAASQYEMIRELDVPGKVTYVFATAAGMVIERKINVGEMVQSSINTYGEGTVLMKIADLTRMIVKSNINEVDIAKFTLHQEAKIKLDALPYESFEGRIIKIAPSAITENNAKVFPVEISINAGGEKVKPGMTAAVNIIGDSREDVLIIPIRAVFSDDKNQDIVYMMTGSTAKAGEKDPKTKTQSATPLATPVKLGANDMQMVEVVSGLKEGDKISLTEPQTKPNVQIMAR, from the coding sequence ATGCAAAAAAAGTGGAAAATCGTGATCGGCATAGCGGTCGGAATCATCGTTCTCGGTACGCTTGGACGCCAGTGTTCCAAAGCGGGACCAAAGGTCGCCGCTTTGGACGATGAATCCCAGACCCACACAGTCGCCCGTGGTCAGATCCTTTCGCAGATCGAGATCACGGGAGAAGTGCAGCCCCAGACCGTGGTTTCGATCAAGAGTAAGGTCTCCGGCAAGATCGTCAAATTCTATGTCGGTGAAAACGACTATGTTTCAATGGGACAAAAGATTGCCGATATCGAACCGGATTATACTCAGGCAAACACGCTCTTCAACACCAAGGCGCAGCTTCAAAAAGCGGAGATTCGCCTCGCCAATGCCCGCAAAGATATGGCGGACAAGACGATACTCTTGAGCAAGCAATATATACCCCAGCAGGAATATAACAACGCGGAAAATGAACTCAAAGCCGCGAAGATCGATTTTGAACAAGCCGCCTCACAGTATGAAATGATTCGCGAGCTCGATGTTCCCGGAAAAGTTACGTATGTGTTTGCCACCGCCGCGGGTATGGTGATCGAGCGCAAGATCAACGTAGGCGAGATGGTTCAATCCAGCATCAACACCTATGGCGAGGGCACTGTGTTGATGAAGATCGCCGATCTGACCAGGATGATCGTCAAGAGCAATATCAACGAAGTGGACATCGCCAAATTTACCCTCCATCAAGAGGCGAAGATCAAGCTGGACGCCCTTCCCTACGAGAGTTTTGAGGGCAGAATCATCAAGATCGCCCCATCCGCCATCACTGAAAACAATGCCAAGGTCTTCCCCGTGGAAATCAGCATCAACGCCGGAGGAGAAAAGGTCAAACCCGGTATGACGGCAGCAGTCAACATCATTGGAGATTCCCGCGAGGACGTGCTGATCATCCCAATACGTGCGGTCTTCAGCGACGACAAGAATCAAGACATCGTCTATATGATGACTGGAAGCACTGCCAAAGCGGGAGAAAAAGACCCCAAAACCAAGACGCAAAGCGCCACGCCGCTTGCGACTCCGGTCAAGCTCGGCGCCAATGACATGCAGATGGTGGAAGTGGTCTCGGGGCTCAAAGAAGGGGACAAAATCTCCCTCACCGAGCCGCAGACGAAGCCAAACGTGCAGATCATGGCACGCTGA
- a CDS encoding Gldg family protein, with amino-acid sequence MAAIQSKQILSGYLIKIAIVVMLLVVGSYLYLRIDISKGKAYSIGSHSRETVSSLKDNMVVKIYASKELPGGFGNLNRYLKDILADYKRAGGGKFQYEYVKTVSQDELREEAMKNRVQPIAYQMYENDQIVTKEVIFGVVFELMGKFEVLQLFPGMEAKLEYEITKRIQHLDGNLLPEIIVAQDSLYKYYPTRIFGSELNANYLTRVTELDSIPSNKEVMLFTGTTESLSQTRLYNLDQFLMRGGKLVMLQDRVDSNERAAFTFDSNLFSLLEHYGILIHPNLVLDRVCDERRGRGMGQSIPYPIYPVVRGGDKSKITKNMDNIVLYLASEIALLDSVNLKMEKILQTSANSGTMLGPVFEVESIIFAPQGAAFLNQPPKTVGAHFKGKLTSYFSKNPELWAKDHINATDKAEIIIFSDRELFMDPDKAEYMDRSFIVLNAIDHFLNRDSMIKIRSRNLQTSILSIPLYMSQLKDLPAEPAAAEQSIKLAFRLIGIILPSLMLIVLGLVVFLIHRARDLR; translated from the coding sequence ATGGCAGCTATCCAAAGCAAACAAATCCTCAGCGGCTATCTGATCAAGATCGCCATCGTCGTGATGCTCCTCGTGGTAGGCTCATACCTCTATCTACGCATCGACATCAGCAAAGGCAAGGCATATTCGATCGGTTCCCACAGTCGGGAAACGGTCTCGTCCCTCAAAGACAACATGGTCGTCAAGATTTATGCCTCAAAAGAACTACCCGGCGGGTTCGGAAACCTGAACCGGTATCTGAAGGACATCCTTGCCGATTACAAACGCGCCGGTGGTGGCAAGTTTCAATATGAATACGTCAAAACCGTTAGTCAGGATGAGCTTCGCGAAGAAGCGATGAAGAACCGCGTCCAACCGATCGCCTATCAGATGTATGAAAACGACCAGATCGTCACCAAGGAAGTGATCTTTGGCGTCGTCTTTGAATTGATGGGAAAGTTTGAGGTCTTGCAACTGTTTCCAGGAATGGAAGCCAAGCTCGAATACGAGATCACCAAACGCATCCAGCACCTGGACGGAAACCTGCTTCCGGAGATAATCGTGGCGCAGGATTCACTCTACAAATACTATCCCACGCGCATCTTCGGTAGTGAACTGAACGCAAACTATCTCACCCGCGTCACCGAGCTCGATTCCATTCCTTCGAACAAGGAAGTGATGCTCTTCACCGGAACCACCGAATCGCTCTCGCAAACACGGCTTTACAACCTTGATCAATTTCTCATGCGCGGCGGAAAACTCGTCATGCTTCAGGATCGGGTGGATAGCAATGAGCGCGCTGCCTTCACCTTTGATTCCAACCTCTTTTCGCTCTTGGAACACTATGGCATCCTCATCCATCCCAATCTGGTGCTGGATCGCGTTTGCGACGAACGCCGGGGGCGCGGCATGGGTCAGTCTATTCCATATCCCATCTATCCGGTGGTGCGTGGAGGTGATAAATCCAAAATTACCAAGAACATGGACAACATCGTCCTCTATCTGGCATCGGAGATAGCGTTGCTCGATAGCGTCAACCTCAAGATGGAAAAGATATTGCAGACCTCAGCCAATTCAGGCACTATGCTGGGACCGGTGTTTGAAGTGGAGAGTATCATATTCGCACCCCAAGGAGCAGCTTTTCTGAACCAGCCTCCCAAAACCGTAGGCGCCCATTTCAAAGGCAAGCTGACCAGCTATTTTTCCAAGAACCCGGAGCTGTGGGCAAAAGACCACATCAATGCAACGGATAAAGCGGAAATCATCATCTTCAGCGACCGCGAACTCTTTATGGATCCCGACAAAGCTGAATACATGGACCGCAGCTTCATCGTTCTAAACGCGATTGATCACTTTCTGAACCGCGATTCCATGATCAAGATCCGCTCCCGCAATTTGCAGACCAGCATCCTCAGCATCCCCTTGTATATGAGTCAACTCAAAGATCTGCCTGCCGAACCGGCTGCTGCGGAACAGAGCATCAAGCTCGCATTCAGACTGATCGGCATCATCCTTCCCTCGCTGATGCTCATCGTTCTGGGCTTGGTCGTGTTTCTGATTCACCGAGCAAGGGATTTACGATGA
- a CDS encoding ABC transporter permease subunit has translation MNTIITIARKEFQLALRSVTTYIVFVLFLVATGLYFSSTVFKVGLAELRGVFGIMHVIMLFYIPAITMGLISRERSNGTLELLSTLPIRLGGIVWGKFLGAVMLLKTVLFFTLVYLGLISWFGYGIDYGAVFCGYFGLILAGSAYISIGIFASSISANQVLSFIIALAISSAFYLIRFIADFMPFRLIRFVEYFGFDYHLQNFLRGVIDSRDILFFAAVMVIFNLLAELNLQSHNMMQER, from the coding sequence ATGAATACGATCATCACCATAGCCAGAAAGGAGTTTCAGCTTGCGCTGCGCTCTGTGACCACCTACATCGTGTTTGTGCTCTTTCTCGTTGCCACCGGTCTCTATTTTTCTAGCACGGTCTTCAAGGTCGGGCTTGCGGAACTGCGCGGCGTCTTTGGCATCATGCACGTCATCATGCTTTTCTATATTCCGGCGATCACCATGGGTTTGATCTCTCGTGAACGCAGCAATGGAACTCTTGAGCTGCTCTCCACCCTACCGATCCGGCTGGGAGGCATCGTCTGGGGTAAGTTTCTCGGAGCGGTGATGCTGCTCAAAACCGTGCTGTTCTTTACTTTGGTCTATCTGGGACTGATCTCCTGGTTCGGTTATGGCATCGATTATGGAGCGGTCTTTTGCGGCTACTTCGGGTTGATCCTTGCAGGCTCTGCCTACATCTCCATCGGCATATTTGCCAGCAGTATATCCGCCAACCAAGTGCTCTCTTTCATCATCGCCCTCGCGATCTCCAGTGCGTTTTATCTGATTCGTTTCATAGCGGATTTTATGCCCTTCAGGCTGATCCGATTTGTAGAATACTTTGGTTTTGACTATCACTTGCAGAACTTTCTGCGAGGAGTGATCGACAGCCGGGACATCCTTTTCTTTGCCGCAGTGATGGTCATCTTCAACTTGCTTGCGGAGCTTAACCTCCAATCCCACAATATGATGCAGGAGCGGTAA
- a CDS encoding ATP-binding cassette domain-containing protein: MIEIKNLIRDFGSLRAVNGISFAVGTGEIVGFLGPNGAGKTTTMRMMVGYLQPTQGIIELDGRSIFENPMATSARIGYLAEHNPLYNEMTVGEFLGYIGKLRSMNSVELSQRMQYVIQKCGLTTVVKQSIGTLSKGFRQRTGLAQAILHDPDVLIMDEPTSGLDPNQIIEIRELIRELGTHKTVILSSHIMQEVQALCDRVIIINKGKIVIDDLKDNLSSYMGSFNHLYLEIEAEEPDFSAFLADKEDVEIAGQTSAQGITKLEFLTPAELDLRRELSAYVVSQGWNLLSMYVEKQSLEEIFHVLTMESEEEEPEFEEVDESEEVAAETKLPDTENTEEDR; encoded by the coding sequence ATGATAGAGATCAAAAACTTAATCCGCGATTTTGGATCACTGCGCGCGGTGAATGGCATCAGCTTTGCAGTGGGAACCGGCGAGATCGTGGGTTTCCTCGGTCCAAACGGTGCCGGAAAGACCACCACGATGCGTATGATGGTTGGCTATCTTCAACCCACGCAAGGTATTATCGAGCTGGATGGGCGCAGCATTTTTGAAAATCCGATGGCTACCAGTGCCCGCATCGGTTATCTCGCTGAACACAATCCACTTTACAACGAAATGACTGTGGGAGAGTTTCTTGGCTATATTGGCAAGCTGCGCAGTATGAACTCCGTGGAGCTATCCCAAAGAATGCAGTATGTGATCCAGAAATGCGGGCTTACGACCGTCGTGAAACAAAGCATTGGCACGCTTTCCAAGGGTTTCAGACAACGCACCGGGCTCGCACAAGCGATCCTGCACGATCCCGATGTGCTCATTATGGATGAACCGACCAGCGGGCTCGACCCCAATCAAATCATTGAGATCAGAGAACTTATCCGCGAACTCGGCACCCACAAAACTGTGATCCTCTCCAGCCACATCATGCAGGAAGTGCAAGCGCTCTGCGACCGCGTGATCATCATCAACAAAGGAAAGATCGTGATAGACGACCTCAAGGACAATCTTTCCTCCTACATGGGTTCATTCAATCATCTCTATCTGGAGATCGAAGCGGAAGAACCGGATTTCAGCGCTTTCCTTGCGGACAAGGAAGACGTCGAGATTGCGGGACAGACTTCCGCGCAAGGAATTACGAAGCTGGAGTTTCTCACTCCGGCGGAGCTTGATCTGCGCAGGGAACTCTCCGCCTACGTTGTTTCCCAAGGCTGGAATCTGCTTTCCATGTATGTCGAAAAGCAAAGCCTGGAGGAAATATTCCACGTCCTCACCATGGAAAGCGAGGAAGAGGAGCCGGAGTTTGAGGAAGTTGACGAGAGTGAAGAAGTTGCAGCAGAAACCAAGCTGCCGGACACGGAAAATACTGAGGAGGATCGATGA
- the pyrF gene encoding orotidine-5'-phosphate decarboxylase: MEQIPSRSFWHKYQARWLQTGSLVCVGLDSEISKLPGCVLKSENPIWEFNRQIIDATAEAACCYKPNLAFYLSDGVRGLDALYKTVEHIPKEIPVILDCKVGDIGSTMQGYVSAFFDKLGIDAITTNPLMGSDVLTPLLERENGFAFVLALTSNPSAFEFFKCACMAEEIGGWIKDFPSDRIGAVVGATQTGELKRMRELMPDRIFLIPGIGAQGGDLDAVMQFAIASKEQPNVLINSSRGIIFKDSSPNFAETAKAETIKLKNLILAALR; encoded by the coding sequence ATGGAACAGATTCCGTCAAGATCCTTCTGGCATAAATATCAAGCGCGTTGGCTGCAAACCGGTTCGTTAGTCTGCGTCGGGCTCGATTCCGAGATCTCGAAGCTGCCTGGTTGCGTCCTGAAATCCGAAAACCCGATCTGGGAGTTTAACCGCCAGATCATCGATGCCACCGCGGAAGCCGCTTGTTGCTACAAACCCAATCTGGCGTTTTATCTCAGCGACGGAGTGCGCGGTCTGGATGCACTTTACAAAACAGTGGAGCACATCCCCAAAGAGATTCCAGTGATCCTGGATTGCAAGGTTGGGGATATCGGATCCACCATGCAGGGCTATGTCAGCGCTTTTTTCGATAAACTGGGAATCGATGCCATCACCACCAATCCGCTCATGGGCAGTGACGTCCTCACGCCTTTGCTGGAAAGGGAAAACGGCTTTGCCTTCGTGCTGGCGCTCACCTCCAATCCCTCGGCATTTGAGTTTTTCAAGTGCGCTTGCATGGCGGAGGAGATCGGTGGTTGGATCAAAGACTTTCCCAGTGATCGCATCGGAGCGGTGGTGGGAGCCACGCAGACTGGAGAGCTGAAACGCATGCGGGAATTGATGCCGGATCGCATCTTTCTCATCCCCGGAATCGGCGCTCAGGGCGGAGACCTTGATGCCGTGATGCAGTTTGCGATCGCATCCAAAGAACAACCCAATGTCCTGATCAATTCATCGAGAGGCATCATTTTCAAGGATTCCTCGCCTAACTTTGCCGAAACCGCCAAGGCGGAGACGATCAAACTAAAAAACCTGATCCTTGCCGCGCTGCGCTGA